In one window of Lynx canadensis isolate LIC74 chromosome B3, mLynCan4.pri.v2, whole genome shotgun sequence DNA:
- the TRIM69 gene encoding LOW QUALITY PROTEIN: E3 ubiquitin-protein ligase TRIM69 (The sequence of the model RefSeq protein was modified relative to this genomic sequence to represent the inferred CDS: inserted 2 bases in 2 codons) — MLSCGHXFCQAVSKLLKQQAQETXCPECKMLCQYSNCTFNLVLEKLVEKIKKLPLLKGHPQCPEHGENLKLFSKPDGKLICFQCKDARLSVGQSKDFLQISDAVAFFMERCPYGPSSPKLVWIKSVWYSQEELTIHQGQLETTLKELQSLKNMQKDAIAAYKENKLHLQQHISLEFLKLHQFLHSKEKNILNELREEGKALNEDMELNLNQLQEQCLLAKEMLVSIQARMEQQDPFDFLKDITSLLDSLEQGTKVLIPRELISRKLNPGLYKGPIQYMMWREMQSSLSPGLSPLTLDPKTAHPNLMLSKNQTSVWHDDIKQVMPDDPERFDSSVAVLGSKGFTSGKWYWEVDVSKKTKWTVGVVRESIIRKGSCPLTPEQGFWLLRLRNQTDLKALDLPSCSLKLTNNLNKVGIYLDYEGGQVSFYNAKTMTHIYTFSSTFMEKLYPYFCPCLNDGGENKEPLHILHPQ; from the exons ATGCTAAGCTGTGGCC ACTTCTGCCAGGCTGTATCCAAACTTTTGAAGCAGCAAGCACAGGAAA TCTGTCCTGAGTGTAAGATGCTATGTCAATATAGCAACTGTACATTCAACCTTGTGCTAGAGAAGCTGGTAGAGAAGATTAAGAAGCTACCCTTACTCAAGGGCCATCCACAGTGCCCAGAGCATGGAGAGAACCTGAAACTATTCAGTAAGCCAGATGGGAAACTGATCTGCTTTCAATGCAAAGATGCTCGGTTGTCTGTGGGGCAGTCTAAAGATTTCCTGCAGATCTCTGATGCTGTCGCTTTCTTCATG GAGAGATGTCCCTATGGTCCTTCATCTCCCAAGTTAGTGTGGATTAAGTCTGTGTGGTATTCCCAGGAGGAGCTCACCATCCACCAGGGCCAACTGGAGACAACACTGAAGGAACTTCAGTCTCTGAAGAATATGCAGAAAGATGCTATTGCTGCTTACAAG GAAAACAAGCTACATCTGCAGCAACACATCTCCTTGGAGTTTCTAAAGCTACATCAGttcctgcacagcaaagaaaagaacattttaaatgagcTCCGAGAAGAGGGGAAAGCCTTGAACGAGGATATGGAGCTGAATCTGAACCAGCTTCAGGAACAGTGTCTCCTAGCCAAGGAGATGTTGGTGAGCATCCAGGCACGGATGGAACAGCAGGATCCCTTCGACTTTCTCAAA gatatcACATCTCTCTTGGATAG CTTGGAACAAGGAACAAAGGTGCTGATACCCAGAGAGCTTATCTCCAGAAAGTTGAACCCAGGCCTGTACAAAGGTCCCATCCAGTACATGATGTGGAGGGAAATgcaatcctctctctctccag GCCTATCTCCATTAACTCTGGACCCTAAAACAGCTCACCCAAATCTGATGCTCTCCAAAAATCAAACCAGTGTGTGGCATGATGACATTAAGCAGGTAATGCCTGATGATCCAGAGAGGTTTGACTCAAGTGTAGCTGTGCTGGGCTCAAAAGGCTTCACATCTGGGAAGTGGTACTGGGAAGTGGATGTGTCAAAGAAGACAAAGTGGACAGTTGGAGTCGTCAGAGAATCCATCATTCGGAAGGGCAGCTGTCCTCTAACTCCTGAGCAAGGATTCTGGCTTTTAAGACTAAGGAACCAAACTGATCTAAAGGCTCTAGATTTGCCTTCATGCAGTCTGAAACTGACTAACAACCTCAACAAGGTGGGAATATACCTGGATTATGAAGGAGGACAGGTGTCCTTCTACAATGCTAAAACCATGACCCACATTTACACCTTCAGTAGCACTTTCATGGAGAAACTTTATCCCTACTTCTGTCCTTGCCTTAATGATGGTGGAGAGAATAAAGAACCATTGCATATCTTACATCCACAGTAA